A window of Deinococcus betulae genomic DNA:
ACCGGGACCAGAGCAGTATAACTTGACTAAAGAAGTCGGATTAATCAGGATGTGTGGAACTATCTGACGCCTGACTGGCTGCCCGTAGCGGCCCTGTCCTCTTCTGCCCACCCCGTTTCTTTTCTCCCGGAGCCCGTTGCGATGACCCAGCCCCTGATTGATGTTCAGCACCTGAGTGTAAGTTTTCAGACCGATGACGGCGTGGTCGAGGCCGTCAAAGACGTCAGTTTCAGCATTCTGCCCGGTGAGACGGTCGCCATCGTGGGGGAGTCGGGCAGCGGCAAGAGTGTCAGCAGCCTGGCCATCATGGGGCTGCTGCCCCGGCCACCAGCGCGCATTGACGGCGGTGAAATTCTGTTCTGCACCCGTGGCGGGCAGGTCGTCAACCTGCTGAAACAGAGCGAAGGGGCCATGCAGCGCATCCGTGGCAACGAAATCGCCATGATTTTTCAGGAACCGATGACCAGCCTGAACCCGGTGTACACCATCGGGGACCAGATTGCCGAGGCCATCATGCTGCACCAGCGCAAGAACCGCGCCGACGCCTTTGCTCACACGCTGGAGATGCTGCGGCTGGTGGAAATCCCGAACCCAGAAGCCCGCCTGAAAGCCTACCCGCACCAGCTGTCGGGCGGGATGCGCCAGCGCGTGATGATCGCTATGGCCCTGTCGTGCAACCCGGCCCTGCTGATCGCCGATGAGCCCACCACCGCGCTGGACGTGATTGTGCAGGCCCAGATTCTGGACCTGATGCGCAAACTGCAGCGCGAGACCGGCACCAGCATCCTGTTCATCACGCACGACCTGGGCGTCGTCGCCGAGATGGCCGACCGCGTGGTCGTCATGCAGCGCGGCGAGATGGTCGAAACCGGGACGGTGCAGGCCATCTTTCAGCAGCCGGAGCATCCTTACACCCAGCGCCTGCTGGACGCCGTGCCGCGCATTGACGAGGCCCGCCCCGCCCCCGAGCGCCGCGACCGCACGCCCCTGATTGAGGTGGACCACCTTCAGGTGTACTTTCCGGTCAAGGGTGGGCTGCTCAACCGCGTCCAGGGACATGTCAAGGCCGTTGACGGCATCTCGTTTGATATCCGGCGCGGCGAACTGCTGGGTCTGGTGGGCGAGTCTGGCTCAGGCAAGACCACCGCCGGGCGGGCCATTCTGCGCCTGATTGAACCCACGGGCGGCGACGTGCGGTATGACGGGGTATCGCTGCGGGGCCTGAGTGCGGGCCAGCTGCGCGCCTACCGCCGCAAGATGCAGATTATTTTTCAGGACCCCTTTGCCAGCCTCAACCCGCGCATGACGGTCAGTGACATTCTGGCCGAGCCGCTGGTGATTCACGGGCTGGCCACCAGTGACGCTGCTCGGCGCAAACGGGTGGCCGAGTTGCTGGACATGGTGCAGCTGCCGACCACCGTCATGGCGCGCTACCCGCACGAGTTTTCGGGCGGGCAGCGTCAGCGCATCGGCATTGCGCGCGCCCTGGCCCTGCAGCCCGAATTTATCGTGGCCGACGAGTGCGTCTCGGCGCTGGACGTGAGCATCCGCAAGGAGGTGCTGGAGCTGCTGCGTCAGCTCAAGGACGACCTGAACCTGACCATGCTGTTTATCTCGCACGACCTAGCCGTGGTCGAGAGCATCGCCGACCGCGTGGCCGTCATGTACCGGGGCCACCTGGTCGAGCTGCAAGACGCCCATACCCTGTACCGCCAGCCGCAGGACGAGTACACCCGCGCGCTGCTAAGCGCTGTGCCCATTCCCGACCCGCAGGTCAAGCGCGAGCGGCTGCCCTGGGACGCCGCCGCCTACGCCCAGCGCCACGCGCAGCGGCAGGTGCCCTGAGATGTGCCGCTTTCCCGTGCAACTGGCGCAGCTGGACGACCTGCGGGTGATTACTCAGTGCGAACACGCCACCGTGGCGCTGGTCTGGGGCCACTGCACCTGGCACCTGCAACCCGCTGACTTTTTTGCGCTGGCCGACCTGCTCCGGCGGCCGGAGGGTGCCGACGCCTGCTTCGTGCTGGACGAGTACAGCGACAAGAGTCTGCTGTGGTGCGGCGACAGCGCCCTGGTGCTGCGCGGCGAGGCGCGCGCCGAATTGGCGGCGCTGGTGTGGCAGGCCACGCCGCTGGTCGAAACCGAGCCGGGCCGGGCTGCCCGCCGCCTGGGCCGTGACGGCGTGTTCGCGGCCGCTGCGCCCATGCTGCATTAGCAGCGTCGGCCCTCAATAGGAAAAGCCGGGAACCTTGGAGTTCCCGGCTTTGCTGGTCTCTGGCATGATTGCCAGCAGCAAGGTCAGCGCACCTTGGTTCCGCTGGGGAGGTCCAGGCGCAGGCCCACGAGGTCCAGATTCCCCTGGTCGTCCTCGGCGGCCAGAATCATGCCCTGGGACTCGATGCCGCGCAGCTTGGCAGGTTTCAGGTTGGCTACCAGAATCACCTTGCGGCCCACCAGGCTTTCCGGTTCAAACCAAGTGCGGATGCCGCTGACCACCGTGCGCTCTTCCTCGCCCAGGCGCACCGTCAGTTTCAGCAGCTTGTCCGCCTTGGGCACCGCCTCGGCGGCCAGCACCTCGGCCACGCGCAGGTCAATGCGGGCAAAGTCGTCAATAGAAATCAGGGGCTGTTCCGGAACGGTGGGGGTGGCGGCAGGGGCAGCGGGGGCAGATTCAGTCTGGGTCATGGGGGTCTCTTTCGGGGGCTTGGTGGCTTTGGGGGCCGGTGCAGGCGCCTCGGTCCCAGCTGTGGGTTCTTGTGCTTTGGGCTCGGGCTTGGGAAATAGAATCGCGCCGCCCTGCACGCGGGTGCCGGCGGGGGTCAGGCCCCAGGCGGCGGCCAGGGTGTACGACTGGCCGCCCAGGCCCAGCTGCGCGCGCAGGTCGCGGGCCTTGGCCGGAATCACGGCTTCCAGGGCGACGCTGGCCACGCGCAGGCCCTCGGCAGCGGTATACAGCACCGTGTCGAGGCGCCGGGCGGTGTCCTCACTCTTGGCCAGGTTCCACGGCGCGCTCTCGGCGATGTAGCGGTTGAGGTCGCGCACGAAGTTCATGGCCGCTTCGATGGCCATATTGATTTTCAGTTCGTCCACCAGGGTCAGAATCTGACCGGGCAGGGCCAGCGCCGCCGCCTCAATCTCGCGCTCGCGGTCGGTCAGCTCCTGCGCGGCCGGAATGGCGCCGCCCCGGTATTTCTGAATCATGGAAATCGTGCGCGAGAGCAGGTTGCCCAGGTCGTTGGCCAGGTCGCTGTTCAGGCGTGAGACCAGAATGCCCTCGCCGTAGGGGCTGTCGGCGCTTAGGGTCGCCTCGCGCAGCAGGGTGTAGCGGATGGCGTCGGCGGGGTACTGGTTCACCAGGGCCTCAGGGTCAATGGCGTTGCCCAGAGACTTACCCATCTTGCGGCCGTCCTCAGCCAGGATGTGGCTGTGAACCACCAGGCGGCGGTAGGCGGGGAGGCCAGCAGCCTTGAGCATGGTGGGCCAGAACACCGCGTGCGGCTTGAGGATGTCCTTGCCGATGACGTGCCAGGCGGTGCCAATCACGTCTGGGCGCTCACCTTTGCTGACCGGCGCCGAGACGTAATTCAGGAGTGCGTCAAACCACACGTAGGTCACGTGGTCGGCGTCCCAGGGCAATTCGATTCCCCAGGGCACGCGGCTCTTGGGCCGGCTGATGCTGAGGGGCCCAATCGGCTCTTTCAGCATTTCCAGCACCTCGTTGCGGTAGCCGGCCGGCTGAATAAAGTCGGGGTTCTGCCTGATGTGCTCCAGCAGCCACGCCTGGTACTTCTCCATGCGGAAAAAGTAGTTGGCCTCGCGGCGCAGTTCGGGCGGGTCCTTGTCGCCGGGGTAGCGGCGCACGCCGTCACTGCCCTCAACCAGTTCCTTCTCGGTGACGTACCGCTCGGCGCCCACCGAATACAGGCCCTCGTACTCGTCAAAGTAAATGTCGCCGGCGTCGTACACCCGCTGCAAGATGTCCTGCACAAAGCGTTTGTGACGGCCTTCAGTGGTACGCACAAAGTCGTCGTACCCAATGTCCAGGCGGTCCCACAGGCCTTTGAAGGCGCGCAGGCTCAGGTCATCCACAAAGACCTGCGGCGTCTGGCCGGCCTTGGCGGCGGCCTTGGCAATCTTCTCGCCGTGTTCGTCGGTGCCGGTCAGGAAAAAGACCTCGCGCCCGGCAAGGCGCTGGTAGCGGGCGATGGCGTCGGCCAGAATTTTCTCGTAGACGTGGCCGATGTGCGGGGCGCCGTTGGCGTAGTCAATGGCGGTCGTGATGTAAAAGGGGTCGGCTTGGCTCATGGGGATTCCTTTCTGTCCGGCCCTGACCCAAAAGGGAGCGGCCTGGGCAGGCAAACGGCTTTCAGAATAAGCGGCAACAGGAAGCGGGGCGCCCGGCCTGACCAGAGCGCCCCGCGCGGCTCTCTGGGGTCAGAGCCGCTGGGGCATTCGGGGCGTCGTATAAGGCGCGCGGGTCATGGCAGAAGTGTAGCGCCCAGGCCGCCCCACGGGCCTGCGCTGCCTGGCCTACAGGCGCCGCCCAAAGGTGACGGCGCCGGGGCTGCGGCCCAGTTCCTCAAAGCCCAGGTGGCGGTAAAAGCCCTGCGCCCTGACATTGCGTTCCCCCACGCCCAGATGCACACCGGGCACTCCGGCAACGCGCAGCGCCTCCAGCAAGGTGTCCATCAGCTGCCGACCCCGGCCTCCGCCCTGGGCGCGCGGCAGCAGGTCAATGTGCAGGTGTGCAGGGAAGTCGGCCAGCAGGGTGCCCGGCGTGCGGCGTGGCTGGTGAATCAGGGCAGTCAGGCGCTCGTCGGGGGTGCGGGCCGCCGGGTTGGCCGGCGGGACAGGGAACTGGGCCCGCAGTGACGGCCACCAGGTCTGCTCCAGCGTGTCCTCGAAGGCACGGGTCTCCGGCGCCCCCAGAACGTAGCCGCCCACGCCCGCCTCGTCCTCCAGCACAAAAGCAAAGTCCGGCGCGAAGCTGAGGTAAGGCCCGGCGTAAATATGCCCCAGCAGCAGCGGGTCGGCATAGATGGCGGTCGCATCCTGCCCACTGTCGCCCGTTTCCAGGCAGATGCGGTAGAGCGCGGCGCGGTCCGCCTCCTGGGCACGGCGCAGGGTGAACATGCGCCTCAGTATGGGGCGAACAGGAGAGAAGGGTAAAGCGTTGACGATGGAGTGACGTGCGCTCTGGGTGGTATGGCCAGAGAGGTGCGCTGCTTTTATTTACGTTGTTTCGCAGCCCTCCAAATGTTTTTGGAGAGGCCTATCTCCGCCAATCATGGCGCCGGAGGCCGTCCCGGCGGCTCGCGCCCTATTGCAGATGAGGCGGCGCTTTCCATCCCTCCAGCTGTCCCCCAGGAGGTACTTTGTAAATCCGACCGCTTGAATTTTTAAATCTATACTGGAGGCATGTCTGTTTCTTCCTCTTCTCCCGCCGCGCCGGACCCACTGACACGGCTGACCTTGTTACTGCTGGCCGCCCTGACTGTGATGTCGGGGGCCACCATTGCCCCGGCGCTGCCGGCGATGCGCGAACACTTCGCTGGCGTCCCCAACGTGGACCTGCTGGTCAAGCTGGCCCTGACCATTCTGGGGCTGGTGATTGCCATTACCGCGCCGCTGGGGGGTGTGCTGGCTGACCGCTTTGGCCGCCGCCCGGTGCTGCTGGGGTCCTTGCTGCTGTACGCCGTGGGCGGGGCCAGTGGCTTGGTGGCCGAGTCGCTGGGGGCCGTGCTGGCGGGCCGGGTGGTGCTGGGTCTGGCGGTGGCCGGGACCATGACGGCGGCCGGGGCGCTGGTCAACGACCTGTTTAGTGGGCCTGAACGCGGCCGCTTTCTCAGTCAGCAAGCGGCTTTTACCAGCTTTGGCGGCGCTGTGCTGCTGCCGCTGGGCGGCGCGCTGGCCGGGCTGTCGTGGCGCGCGCCCTTCGTGCTGTACGCGCTGGCCCTGCTCCTCTTGCCCCTCACGTTGCGCCTGCCGCGCGGCGTGCCGGAGCCAGCACAGGAGGCCGGTCAGGCGCAGCCCCCACGCTGGGGGGCCATTGCGCTGGTGTACGGCCTGGCGCTGGGCTACATGGTCGTGTTTTACCTGATGCCCGCCCAGGGGCCTTTCCTCCTCAGGACGCTGGGGGCGCAGGCGGCCCAGACCGGCCTGCTGCTGGGCACCTTCACCCTGATGGCAGCGGTCAGTTCGCTGCTGTACGTGCGCTTTGCGGGCCGCTTTGACCCCCGCCGCGCCGCCGCGCTGGGCCTGGGTGTGGTGGCGGCGGGCTGGCTGGTGGTCTCGGCGGCGCCGAACCTGGCGGTCGCGCTGGCTGGGCTGGTTTTGGGTGGGCTGGGCGGCGGGCTGGTGTTTCCCAACCTGTACACCTGGCTGGCCGACCTGACGCCACCGGCCTGGCGCGGCCGTGTGGTTGCCGGCATGAGCAGCGCGGTATTTCTGGGCCAGTTCCTCAGCCCGTTGCTGCTGGCCTCGCCGACCGGGCATGAGGCGCGCGGGTATGTGTGGGGCGCGGCACTGGCGGCCGTGATGGCCGCGGCGCTGCTGGTCCTCAGCCTCAGGCGGGTGGCGCCGCAGCCGGCCGTAAGCCGCTCTTAGGCGCAGCGGTACAGGCGAAAGCGACTGGGGCGACCCGATCGCTTTTTTATTCCCTGCCTGGCCGCTGCCTCAAGCAGCGTGAGAACTGAGGGCGCCTGGCGGAAGGCTGTGGGTCTGCTGGGTGAGATTGGCGCTGAGCTGTCCGGGCGTCGAGAGGCCTCGCGCCAAAGCTCCATCTCCTCCGGCCAGAGCCACGTGAGCAGGACAGGGCCTCGTGGTTGAGAGACCGCCACGCTCAAGGCTATGTCAGCGGTCTTTTCTGGGTAGAAACTTGCGCTGCTGTGCCAGAGTCAATAACAGCTTTGAGGTTGGCTATGAGCGCCACCAGCAGGACCGCTGACGCCCTCAGGCTCGAAGCTGAAGTGCCAGAGACTGGCTGCCCCAGGCCTCTACTAAACGTCATGTCCTTCCGGGCCTGCGGGGCCAGGCTGCACTAGAATCGCGGGCGTGATTGCTTACCTGTCCGGCGTGGTGCGCGAAATCCGCGAAGGCAGCGCGGTGGTGGTGGCCGGTGGCGTGGGCTACGAGGTGCAGTGTCCGGTGGGCACCCTGGGCCGCCTGACTGTGGGCGAGCCCGCCGAGCTGAACACCCGCTTTGTCGTGCGCGAGGACGCCCAGCTGCTGTTTGGGTTTCAGGACGCCGACAGCCTGCGCCTGTTTGACCTTTTAACTGGAGTCAGCGGTGTGGGGCCTAAGCTGGGGCTGGCGCTGCTCTCGGCCATGCCAGTGAGCGCGCTGGCCCAGGGGCTGCTGGGCGGCGACGTGAAACTGCTCAGCAGCGTCAGCGGCGTGGGCAAGAAGACCGCCGAGCGCCTGGTGCTGGAATTGCAGAACAAGGTGCCCGAGCATCTGGCGGCGGCTGCAGCACCAGCCGGGGGCCGCGCCGCCCGTATGGTCAGCACCGCCGGGCGCGACGCCATTGACGCCCTGCTGGCGCTGGGCTTCCGCGAGGCGCAGGTGCGCGCCGCTGTGGCCGAACTGCTGGCCGCCGAACCCGACCTGAACGCTGATACCCTGATCCGGAAAGGGCTGGGCCGCCTGAGGTAGAGGGCCGCTTGACAGCGGCTGTCAGTTCTGCCCTCGGGGAGGGGCGCCCCTGGATTCCGCC
This region includes:
- the metG gene encoding methionine--tRNA ligase, translating into MSQADPFYITTAIDYANGAPHIGHVYEKILADAIARYQRLAGREVFFLTGTDEHGEKIAKAAAKAGQTPQVFVDDLSLRAFKGLWDRLDIGYDDFVRTTEGRHKRFVQDILQRVYDAGDIYFDEYEGLYSVGAERYVTEKELVEGSDGVRRYPGDKDPPELRREANYFFRMEKYQAWLLEHIRQNPDFIQPAGYRNEVLEMLKEPIGPLSISRPKSRVPWGIELPWDADHVTYVWFDALLNYVSAPVSKGERPDVIGTAWHVIGKDILKPHAVFWPTMLKAAGLPAYRRLVVHSHILAEDGRKMGKSLGNAIDPEALVNQYPADAIRYTLLREATLSADSPYGEGILVSRLNSDLANDLGNLLSRTISMIQKYRGGAIPAAQELTDREREIEAAALALPGQILTLVDELKINMAIEAAMNFVRDLNRYIAESAPWNLAKSEDTARRLDTVLYTAAEGLRVASVALEAVIPAKARDLRAQLGLGGQSYTLAAAWGLTPAGTRVQGGAILFPKPEPKAQEPTAGTEAPAPAPKATKPPKETPMTQTESAPAAPAATPTVPEQPLISIDDFARIDLRVAEVLAAEAVPKADKLLKLTVRLGEEERTVVSGIRTWFEPESLVGRKVILVANLKPAKLRGIESQGMILAAEDDQGNLDLVGLRLDLPSGTKVR
- a CDS encoding GNAT family N-acetyltransferase, coding for MFTLRRAQEADRAALYRICLETGDSGQDATAIYADPLLLGHIYAGPYLSFAPDFAFVLEDEAGVGGYVLGAPETRAFEDTLEQTWWPSLRAQFPVPPANPAARTPDERLTALIHQPRRTPGTLLADFPAHLHIDLLPRAQGGGRGRQLMDTLLEALRVAGVPGVHLGVGERNVRAQGFYRHLGFEELGRSPGAVTFGRRL
- a CDS encoding MFS transporter produces the protein MSVSSSSPAAPDPLTRLTLLLLAALTVMSGATIAPALPAMREHFAGVPNVDLLVKLALTILGLVIAITAPLGGVLADRFGRRPVLLGSLLLYAVGGASGLVAESLGAVLAGRVVLGLAVAGTMTAAGALVNDLFSGPERGRFLSQQAAFTSFGGAVLLPLGGALAGLSWRAPFVLYALALLLLPLTLRLPRGVPEPAQEAGQAQPPRWGAIALVYGLALGYMVVFYLMPAQGPFLLRTLGAQAAQTGLLLGTFTLMAAVSSLLYVRFAGRFDPRRAAALGLGVVAAGWLVVSAAPNLAVALAGLVLGGLGGGLVFPNLYTWLADLTPPAWRGRVVAGMSSAVFLGQFLSPLLLASPTGHEARGYVWGAALAAVMAAALLVLSLRRVAPQPAVSRS
- the ruvA gene encoding Holliday junction branch migration protein RuvA; amino-acid sequence: MIAYLSGVVREIREGSAVVVAGGVGYEVQCPVGTLGRLTVGEPAELNTRFVVREDAQLLFGFQDADSLRLFDLLTGVSGVGPKLGLALLSAMPVSALAQGLLGGDVKLLSSVSGVGKKTAERLVLELQNKVPEHLAAAAAPAGGRAARMVSTAGRDAIDALLALGFREAQVRAAVAELLAAEPDLNADTLIRKGLGRLR